The Methylomonas montana DNA window ATAGAAAATCAGCTGTCCGTCATGATCGGAGAAGGCGCGAAGTTTCAGCCTGCCGTTGGGGCAAGCGAAAAAAGTATCGTCTTGGATGATTTCGATGGGCCCTTCATCGGCAATATTAATCACCAGCGGCCATAGTGATTCGACGCTGTCGATTCGTGCTTTGATTTCAATATTTCTGGCCATATTCGCTTCGGTTAGAACTTATGATTTTGACAATCAACATCCGGCAAGTGGTTATAAACCTGCTCGACGGTTTGGTGTTCGGTTAAGGCTTTGACGACGACCGGCAAGGGTTCCGACCAAATGCCGGGTAAATCTTGTTCCAAAGGATTCACAATCGGAAACGCCAATTTCTCCAGCGGCGGGCAAAAGTCCGCGTTCACGTCGGGCTTATTGCCGCGCGCATCGATCCGGTACCAGCCGTATTGCTGCAGGTAAACCGCATTCAAACCGTGCAGGCAAAAAGGCGCCTCGTTTCCGTCTATCGTCAGCCGCTGGTAACAAAGTCCGGCCGGAATGCCGTTGGCGCGCAACAGCGCCGCCAGCAAATGGCTTTTGGCGTAACAGTAGCCGGTGCCGTGGATTAACACCTCGGAAGCTTTGCAGGTCACCGGGTTCAGCCGGTAATCCCAGCTATGTTTGATCTCGTCGCGGACGAATTCGAAACAGCGTTTGGCGATTTCTTCCTCATCGGCGCAGCCGTCCGCCAGCTCCGCGGCCCGCGCGACGATGTTGGGATGTTGGGTATCGATATATGGACTGCTGTCGAGATATAGTTTCATCCGTACCTGATTTATGGCTTTATGTCGACGCCGGAATTTACCGCGTGTTCGATTGCCGCCAACACCTTACGCAGCAAAGAGACTATTTCCGGTGAAGACCTCAGTCTGCCTCGTTAATATTGGCGCTCGGTAACGTCAAGGTGATCGATACCGCTTCGATCAATCTTGCCGACATCGTAGTCAAGGTTTCCCTGGGCGCGGCATCGGCATGGTGGAGTGGCCTGGAATAACCATTATCCACGATAATTTCCCACCGGAAAGTAAAGTCTTTCGTGCTTGCAGTGATGGCTGGCCCATGATTCTTTGCAACCTCAAGATGTTGCTTGAAACAGGTATGCCACTTCCAACATTTACTTTTTTACCGCAGTCGGCTTTCGCTTTCAATAAGCCAATGGCCAATAGTGGCATGATTGTTCAGTCGGGCATGGCGATATATTGGCCGATAATGCCAGCGGACTGTTGCTATACCCTTCAAATGGCGCATCGTGTCAATTGGAAGATAGAACTGATACAGGCAAATTGAGTATCATGTCGCGTGGTGTAGACAGCTTGATTTTCACAACATGGCCATTTTCAATCCAACCGATCCTAAAACAGTCATGTTAATTTCATTTACTATTGTCCCATTTTGTTGCTGGCTTAACTATCCAAACGTCGCCAATATACAAGCAATCAGATTCCCAGTAATAATGGACTGAGTTTTTCTGCAACTTCCCAAATCGGTTTGGCAATTTCGCCAATCACAAGAGCCGCTTCTTTGATGCCTTCCAAACTGATGCTTAACCGATTATGACGCGGAGCTTCTCGTTGAGCTTCCACAACCAAGGCTTCAGCATCTCGGCCCAAGTCTTCCAAGCTTTGCGACGCTGGTACTTTATTATTTAATTCCTGAATTTCTCTTAAAAGATGAGCTAACAGCATAGTCACTTCCTTGTTGGATTTGGATTCATCCAAGCTATTGAAACTATTTTCTATTTTTTCGGCGGCGATTATTGAGCCGTGAACTGTATTACCGTTAATGCTTATTTTTGTCTCACTCACTTTTTTATCTCCCGCATAATAATCGCCAAAAATACTGATTCCGGCCTTAAGCTGCCCTTCTTTCGACAGAATAAGACCTAACACCTTACCAAGGTCATAACTCAAACCGGATTCAGCGATATATTCTCTTTCTCCTTTTCTAGCGAAAGCCAATAACTGTTGATATGGTGCCTTTTCGGTTCTGAATTCCAGCGACGGTTTTGCGGTATCAATTAGTGAGGAATGCGGCAAATCCACCCATTCCCGAAAGTCCAACGCCAAATCACTAAAAATCCTTTTCATCGCATCATACAAAACTGTAAGGTATTCCTTCGCGTCTCGACCGTATACCTGTATTACGATTAAGCGTCTGTGATAATTGGCTTCGACCAAAGCTTCGGCTTTTAAACTTCGGCTTTTGAATATACCGCCTCGCTGACTCAGTAAGTTGTCTTTGATTTCATGATGGCGACTAACGATAAACTCGCCTATTAAATTTCGTGGCAAAAAGCTACTGAAGTCAAATTCAAAACTCAAAATATCCTTGTTTTTTAATTCGGCGGGATAGCTCGACAACTCATCGGCTAATAACGCCGGAATGATCATTTCGTTATTACTCAATGGATAGCAGAGTTTGAAGCGTTGCATGGCTCGACTGATGAATAGACATTTGTCCGCCGGGTAATTCAGCAAATGTTGGTACTCGTCCTCAACCCTGGAGCTTGCCAAAATCCGTACCATATCGGCTTCGTTGATGCGCGACTGCTTGGCATTCATTAAGGTATAAACCCCGTGAGTTAACCATCGGGGGTTCAATAAATATGCATTATGAAAGGTCTTTAATTCGTCGAAATGCAACATGACGCCGAGTTTATCGAAAATATCCACCAACCAATCCCGGTTCAACTCGCCTTGATCACTGACCTGGTATTTATCGCACAACTGCTGGAATTCATTCTCCCCCATAAACGCATTGGTTAACGCGTTTTGTTGCAACTCCTGTAATACGCCACCTTGCTCAGGGGTAAATAGCATTTGATGAATACCCACTGCTTGTAATTGAACACTTAAGGCTTGCTTGAATGTTTCAAATTCGTGTCGATGCGCGGTTTTTGCCTCAGTACAGGAGACCGGATAAAAACCTTTAATATTCGGATAGTGCCGGGTCAAGTTCTCCATTTGCAGATGGATTATCGCTTCATCGGCTTTATTGGCAACTAATATCACCGGCGCGGAGTTACCGAACACCTTGACATGATCTAGCCAATATTCTGCCTGCTCGCTGCTGTTGATATCGGCTCGGGCATTAATGACAATGATGTAAACGCATGATGAACGTAAAAAGAATTTGTGGGTGGAGTGAAACACCACTTGTCCGCCAAAGTCCCAAAAGTGGGCCTGAATATTGGTATCCGGTACTAGCCAATCACGAATATCGATGCCGGCAGTCATAGTCTCCTTGCCTTGAATGACATCTTCGCCGTGCAATGCGCGGATCAGCGATGTTTTTCCGGACTCGCCATAACCTATGAAAATAGCGCGCACCCGATTTAATGGGGTGCTCGCGTTGGTGTTTCCTAAGTTTTTCAGATAGGCATTAACCTTTTTGGCGCCTTGTAATTTCAATTCATCCGGAATGTTGTTCCATTGCTTGCGTAATTCAATATCTATGTAGTGGCCTTTTACTATATCGTCATACCAATCCAGCCAGACTTCAAATCCAGCGTTTAGTGTTGAAACATCGGCTTTGAACTGCTCCAGCAATCTCATCCAGTCTTCCGGTATGCTTTCCGGCCACAATGGCTGCTCCAATAAGGCATTGGCTGTGATTTTGGTTAATGCCGCTAAATCTTGTCGAATGGCCAGGGTTGTTGCGTCCTGGGCAACTTTGGCAGCGTAGACACTTTCTACTGCGGTAACAGCGGAGTTTGAAGAGTAATCTCGATTACTGAAGAGTGTGAAGAAGGCTTCAACTAGTTTGTCGGATGGTTCGTTGTTGGCTGTTTTGGTTTTGTGAGTATTGACAGGATAGTAGGCGGTCCTGGCTGCAGAGTCGGCAGCTGAAGCCACGGCTGCTGCAATATCCGCTTTTGCTACATAGGCGGCTGCTTTTGCTGCGTCAGCGGCATGAGAGGCTCCGACTAGTCCGAAATTGGTCCCAGCATCGCCTATGTCGGCGATAGCGTCGGAATATTTTTCTGTGAGGGCAAACTCGATCGCCATGCCATAACAGCGCAGTATCGACAACAAATGTCTGTCTTTTTCGTTGGCTTTCCAGTATCTAAAGGATTGATCATTTGATCCGGTTAACGCGGCAAACCACGCTGTTTTGTTGGGAACAGATAATAAGGGCAAGACTCGCATTGCCGCGCGGACGGCAAATGCAACCCGTTTCTGAATCGGCAGTTCTTTTAACCTGGCTTGAATTTCAACTCTAAATTGATTTCTATCGAACATCATTCCCTCTTAACATCATCTGTTAGCCTTAACGCCGCTGCCGGTAACAATCGGGGCGAACGGCGAAGCTTGAGCCAAAGCACCTTGTTAATTAAACAATTGTATGTTGGGTGCACAGATTAGCGGATTCAGCGCTTATAGTGCCAGAAACAAAAGCCGATTAAGAAAATTGATAAAAGGTCGAACAAACCGGCTGGGTCGTTTCGGATATGCAGCAGTTCAATCTGGCGTTGGGGATGGGCGGG harbors:
- a CDS encoding transglutaminase-like domain-containing protein, coding for MKLYLDSSPYIDTQHPNIVARAAELADGCADEEEIAKRCFEFVRDEIKHSWDYRLNPVTCKASEVLIHGTGYCYAKSHLLAALLRANGIPAGLCYQRLTIDGNEAPFCLHGLNAVYLQQYGWYRIDARGNKPDVNADFCPPLEKLAFPIVNPLEQDLPGIWSEPLPVVVKALTEHQTVEQVYNHLPDVDCQNHKF
- a CDS encoding COR domain-containing protein, which encodes MMFDRNQFRVEIQARLKELPIQKRVAFAVRAAMRVLPLLSVPNKTAWFAALTGSNDQSFRYWKANEKDRHLLSILRCYGMAIEFALTEKYSDAIADIGDAGTNFGLVGASHAADAAKAAAYVAKADIAAAVASAADSAARTAYYPVNTHKTKTANNEPSDKLVEAFFTLFSNRDYSSNSAVTAVESVYAAKVAQDATTLAIRQDLAALTKITANALLEQPLWPESIPEDWMRLLEQFKADVSTLNAGFEVWLDWYDDIVKGHYIDIELRKQWNNIPDELKLQGAKKVNAYLKNLGNTNASTPLNRVRAIFIGYGESGKTSLIRALHGEDVIQGKETMTAGIDIRDWLVPDTNIQAHFWDFGGQVVFHSTHKFFLRSSCVYIIVINARADINSSEQAEYWLDHVKVFGNSAPVILVANKADEAIIHLQMENLTRHYPNIKGFYPVSCTEAKTAHRHEFETFKQALSVQLQAVGIHQMLFTPEQGGVLQELQQNALTNAFMGENEFQQLCDKYQVSDQGELNRDWLVDIFDKLGVMLHFDELKTFHNAYLLNPRWLTHGVYTLMNAKQSRINEADMVRILASSRVEDEYQHLLNYPADKCLFISRAMQRFKLCYPLSNNEMIIPALLADELSSYPAELKNKDILSFEFDFSSFLPRNLIGEFIVSRHHEIKDNLLSQRGGIFKSRSLKAEALVEANYHRRLIVIQVYGRDAKEYLTVLYDAMKRIFSDLALDFREWVDLPHSSLIDTAKPSLEFRTEKAPYQQLLAFARKGEREYIAESGLSYDLGKVLGLILSKEGQLKAGISIFGDYYAGDKKVSETKISINGNTVHGSIIAAEKIENSFNSLDESKSNKEVTMLLAHLLREIQELNNKVPASQSLEDLGRDAEALVVEAQREAPRHNRLSISLEGIKEAALVIGEIAKPIWEVAEKLSPLLLGI